Within Cyanobacteriota bacterium, the genomic segment TGTGGGCATCCAGACACACAGATACAAACATATTACAAACCTATGGATTGTGCTCACCAACGAGCATGGAGGGACTCGAACCCCCGACACCCAGAACCGGAATCTGGTGCTCTATCCACTGAGCTACATGCCCTTGCTGCTTTAGTATACTCTCTATCGATGGCATTTGGGATGGCTTTGAGCAGAAGAAACCATTGCTGTCCAAGAACTTGCCCTAACGGCGAAAGAGATGCCAGCGCTCTAGCCATCTTCCACGGAGCGTATTCAAGCTGTAGCGATCGCGCAGCCACTGCTCGGCCCCTCGACGCAGCAAGTCATGGCAACTGGGAGAAACCCACGGCAGGGTTACCCAGCTAGAGATGGGACAACGCTGGTGAATTGCCAAGGCAATGGTGTTAATCAGCTCAACAGCCCCTGTGCCGAAGACTTCAGCCCCTAGAACATGGCCGCGACTGTTCACAACCAGGGTACAAGTTCCCCTAGGTTCACCAGAGTGATTGACCGATGACGTAGCCTGTACAGGCTGTTGGATCACATGGATGCGATGACCATAACGTGCTACGGCCTGTTGCTTGGTTAAGCCTACCCATGCTAGGGGTGGATCCGTACTGATAATGTGGGGTATGCACCTGTAGGTTGTTCTGTGAATAGGTAACAGCAACGCATTCTGAACTGCGATCGCTGCTTCGTGGAGACCCTGGGTGAGGGTATGCTCGCCGCTACAGGTATAGATGCGAGGATTGGCCGTTTGCATCCTAGCGTTGGAGCAAATCTGCATCTGGCGGAAACGAACCCCAACGGCTGACAGATTCAGAGACTCAATAGTTGGGCGATACCACGGAGTCACAACCACAGCATCAACAGTCAGCTTA encodes:
- a CDS encoding FAD-dependent oxidoreductase; its protein translation is IAQQWFQGLEDLQLAHYSLAALSALGIHVIHQSGQFGRRPLRFCVDDQILRSRAYLIVQSQYPSLPAIDGLATVPYLTPDTIWDWVAAGNARKHLAIVGDDSTAIVLAQALQRLGLEVTLVTAMSPLLPERIVDTVHWLQATLEADGVRIITGAEVQRLDSSGEQILVHLGDRKLTVDAVVVTPWYRPTIESLNLSAVGVRFRQMQICSNARMQTANPRIYTCSGEHTLTQGLHEAAIAVQNALLLPIHRTTYRCIPHIISTDPPLAWVGLTKQQAVARYGHRIHVIQQPVQATSSVNHSGEPRGTCTLVVNSRGHVLGAEVFGTGAVELINTIALAIHQRCPISSWVTLPWVSPSCHDLLRRGAEQWLRDRYSLNTLRGRWLERWHLFRR